In Croceicoccus sp. Ery15, a genomic segment contains:
- a CDS encoding efflux RND transporter periplasmic adaptor subunit, producing the protein MNQRLAPLLPLFAALFLGGCSGAEGDREPAPVPVIAEDLRFLPQRIDTEMIGTARASVSAELFPESAGRVTRVRFAAGDYVRKGQVLVELDARRERLAVEAAEVELREADQLLGRYRRIEDTGAISESQIEAGETALASARVALEQARTQLADRTIRAPFSGHIGLTEVDVGDRVSDATPIAQLDRRGTLFVDFPAPETVFSALQPGQSVTITPFAQPDRRIAATIIATDSRVAQDSRDFTVRASVPNSDDSLRPGMSFRVTVARSGEPRPAVPEEAIVWGGEGSHLFVLREGKAHEVPVTITARREGLAFVDGELARGDRVIVEGVQKIRDGQAIRLVAPEAPPAGKAQLRKADSRDGA; encoded by the coding sequence ATGAATCAGCGTCTTGCCCCGTTACTGCCCCTGTTTGCCGCGCTTTTTTTGGGGGGATGTTCGGGCGCTGAGGGCGATCGCGAACCGGCCCCCGTGCCCGTGATTGCCGAGGATTTGCGCTTTCTGCCGCAACGGATCGACACCGAGATGATCGGCACTGCGCGCGCGTCGGTCAGTGCCGAGCTCTTTCCGGAATCGGCGGGCAGGGTGACCCGCGTGCGCTTTGCCGCGGGCGATTACGTGCGCAAGGGGCAAGTGCTGGTCGAACTGGACGCAAGGCGCGAGCGGCTGGCGGTCGAGGCGGCCGAGGTCGAATTGCGCGAAGCGGACCAGTTGCTGGGACGCTATCGCCGGATCGAGGATACGGGCGCGATTTCGGAAAGCCAGATCGAGGCGGGAGAGACCGCGCTGGCATCGGCGCGCGTTGCGCTGGAACAGGCCCGCACCCAATTGGCCGACCGCACGATCCGCGCGCCCTTTTCGGGCCATATCGGGCTGACCGAAGTCGATGTGGGCGACCGCGTCAGCGATGCGACGCCGATTGCCCAGCTTGACCGGCGCGGCACGCTGTTCGTGGATTTCCCCGCGCCCGAAACCGTGTTCAGCGCGCTGCAACCGGGGCAATCCGTGACGATCACGCCCTTTGCACAGCCCGACCGCCGGATCGCGGCGACCATCATCGCCACCGACAGCCGCGTCGCTCAGGACAGTCGCGATTTCACCGTGCGCGCATCGGTGCCCAACAGCGACGACAGCCTGCGCCCGGGGATGAGCTTTCGCGTCACCGTCGCCCGTAGCGGAGAGCCGCGACCCGCCGTACCCGAAGAGGCCATCGTCTGGGGCGGCGAAGGTTCGCATCTGTTCGTCCTGCGCGAGGGGAAGGCGCATGAAGTGCCCGTCACCATCACCGCGCGGCGCGAAGGACTGGCCTTTGTCGACGGAGAGCTGGCTCGCGGCGATCGCGTGATCGTCGAAGGGGTACAGAAAATCCGCGACGGTCAGGCGATCCGCCTTGTCGCGCCTGAGGCCCCGCCCGCGGGCAAGGCGCAATTGCGCAAGGCGGACAGCCGCGATGGAGCATAA
- a CDS encoding DUF418 domain-containing protein, which yields MTATVLTEGVSAPVDAAPVTKADRIDSLDILRGIAVFGILLMNISAFGLIWQAYGNPMAAGGSTGLNLRLFEIMNVGFEGTMRGIFSMLFGAGIVLMTERMEKAGAGLATAEIHFRRMSWLLLAGIIHWTLLLWTGEILFAYALCGFFLFALRKIPARWQFAIGIAALLIAAGLSNMRYHGTLELSHKAAAAQAIVDGGGTPDEEQAEALEGWQEASSFAIPTEETTAMFTGWHSGSYLDAVTGQLSFSYQFQWVEAPFWLVFDMMPFMLIGMALLKSDVLTAGRSTRFYAALMGAGYAIGIPLGLYELGLLQAGEYGPLASAEAGRTYQFSRLAMVFGHLGLVLCVIRLGLCRWLMRGFAAAGQMALTNYIAQTLICTLLFYGFGFGLYNMFERYQLYLIVLAIAVVEMVWSVLWLRHFRFGPLEWVWRTLTYWRWQPMARKPVSLDPAATGAAQYQ from the coding sequence ATGACCGCTACCGTCCTGACGGAAGGCGTAAGCGCGCCGGTTGACGCCGCGCCCGTTACGAAAGCCGACCGCATCGATTCACTCGACATTCTTCGCGGAATCGCGGTGTTCGGCATATTGCTGATGAATATCTCGGCCTTCGGGCTGATCTGGCAGGCCTATGGCAATCCGATGGCGGCCGGGGGCAGCACGGGGCTGAACCTGCGCCTGTTCGAAATCATGAATGTCGGTTTCGAAGGAACGATGCGCGGCATATTCTCCATGCTGTTCGGCGCGGGCATCGTGCTGATGACCGAACGGATGGAAAAGGCGGGCGCGGGGCTGGCGACGGCCGAAATCCACTTCCGCCGGATGAGCTGGCTGCTGCTGGCGGGGATCATTCATTGGACATTGCTTTTGTGGACGGGCGAAATCCTGTTTGCCTATGCACTGTGCGGGTTTTTCCTGTTCGCGTTGCGCAAGATACCGGCGCGCTGGCAATTCGCCATCGGGATCGCGGCCTTGCTGATCGCGGCGGGCCTGTCGAACATGCGCTATCACGGCACGCTGGAACTGTCGCACAAGGCTGCCGCGGCGCAGGCGATTGTCGATGGCGGTGGGACACCCGACGAGGAGCAGGCCGAGGCGCTGGAAGGCTGGCAGGAAGCATCGTCCTTCGCGATCCCGACCGAGGAAACGACCGCGATGTTCACCGGCTGGCACAGCGGTTCCTATCTCGACGCGGTGACGGGGCAATTGTCGTTCAGCTATCAGTTTCAATGGGTAGAGGCGCCCTTTTGGCTGGTGTTCGACATGATGCCGTTCATGCTGATCGGTATGGCGCTGCTGAAATCGGACGTTCTGACAGCAGGGCGCAGCACGCGGTTCTATGCCGCGCTGATGGGGGCGGGCTATGCCATCGGCATCCCGCTGGGCCTGTACGAGCTGGGCCTGTTGCAAGCGGGCGAATACGGGCCGTTGGCATCGGCCGAGGCAGGGCGAACCTATCAATTCAGCCGCCTTGCCATGGTGTTCGGCCATCTGGGGCTGGTGCTTTGCGTGATCAGGCTGGGGCTGTGCCGATGGCTGATGCGCGGCTTTGCGGCGGCGGGTCAGATGGCGCTGACCAATTATATCGCGCAGACACTGATCTGCACGCTGCTGTTCTATGGCTTTGGTTTTGGCCTGTATAATATGTTCGAACGCTATCAGCTTTACCTGATCGTTCTGGCCATTGCGGTCGTCGAAATGGTGTGGAGCGTGCTGTGGCTGCGGCATTTCCGATTTGGCCCGCTGGAATGGGTGTGGCGCACGCTGACATATTGGCGATGGCAGCCGATGGCGCGCAAACCGGTGTCTTTGGACCCAGCCGCGACGGGCGCAGCGCAGTATCAGTAA
- a CDS encoding YihY/virulence factor BrkB family protein, which translates to MDTGKTIPYDSTDGPNADRVDPVAPASGTPENSKEDAPGAAAKSPLQLPRAAWLQIAKRVYTMWGFHNLSLLGAGVAFFTFLAITPMLAAMVMIYGLVGDVSTVERQMLSLVEVLPADAASMIERQMMAAVSTSKGVTGVALAIALFFAIYGAMRAANGFIGALNVINEEHESRGFIKLTLRGLLLTLAAIGIAITGVASGGAFAWLQRHSEAFLGVGMGLTFKAVAWVAAISLGSLGFAVVMRYAPDRRPARWRWLAPGALCATMVWLMISFGFSAYVAYVSDYNATYGSLSAIVVFLMWLFLSAYGVLLGALLNAEMERQVRCDTTVGPDRPMGERGAVLADLEEGNLSVEEWLERTQHRAVVRRVHKTRAD; encoded by the coding sequence TTGGATACCGGCAAAACAATCCCTTATGACAGCACGGACGGCCCGAATGCCGACCGTGTCGATCCCGTGGCACCGGCAAGCGGCACCCCGGAGAATTCAAAGGAAGACGCGCCCGGCGCTGCGGCCAAATCCCCCTTGCAACTGCCGCGCGCGGCATGGCTGCAGATCGCTAAACGCGTATATACCATGTGGGGTTTCCATAATTTGTCACTTCTTGGCGCGGGTGTGGCATTTTTCACCTTTCTGGCAATTACCCCGATGCTGGCCGCGATGGTCATGATCTATGGTCTGGTGGGCGATGTATCGACGGTGGAACGCCAGATGCTCAGCCTGGTCGAAGTGCTGCCCGCCGATGCCGCCAGCATGATCGAGCGGCAGATGATGGCCGCCGTCAGCACCAGCAAGGGCGTGACCGGCGTGGCGCTTGCGATTGCGCTGTTTTTCGCGATCTATGGCGCGATGCGCGCCGCGAATGGCTTTATCGGCGCACTGAACGTCATCAATGAAGAGCATGAGAGCAGGGGCTTTATCAAGCTGACCCTGCGCGGTCTGCTGCTGACGCTGGCGGCCATCGGCATCGCGATTACCGGCGTTGCCAGCGGGGGCGCGTTCGCGTGGTTGCAACGCCATTCAGAAGCGTTTCTGGGCGTGGGCATGGGGCTGACCTTCAAGGCGGTCGCGTGGGTTGCGGCGATATCGCTGGGCAGCCTCGGCTTTGCGGTGGTGATGCGTTACGCGCCCGACCGCCGCCCTGCGCGCTGGCGCTGGCTGGCGCCTGGGGCTTTGTGCGCGACGATGGTCTGGCTGATGATCTCTTTCGGATTTTCCGCCTATGTCGCCTATGTCAGCGATTATAACGCCACCTATGGCTCGCTTTCGGCCATTGTGGTGTTCCTGATGTGGCTGTTCCTGTCGGCCTATGGCGTGCTTTTGGGTGCGCTGTTGAATGCCGAGATGGAGCGGCAGGTCCGCTGCGATACCACCGTCGGCCCCGACCGCCCGATGGGTGAGCGCGGGGCGGTGCTGGCCGATCTGGAAGAAGGCAATCTGAGCGTGGAGGAATGGCTGGAGCGGACGCAGCATCGCGCCGTCGTGCGCCGCGTGCACAAGACACGCGCGGATTAA
- a CDS encoding autotransporter assembly complex family protein: protein MAAMGSLLAFSMPAAAQDATGDDFPAPPPGITLPVVEPVISDEEFDSTVPALDSDDPAMDAPLESIEAFERRIAAEQGDEAQIPPQTTEGPQTTEGQAAPLDDPALADGDTVEEIGDAPVRDSELAAPLPPLETFDIEPVELAEEAPSADEPVEITYGIQINGLEDADSETDTDMEGMFNGLASLREDGRKAANMAQVSARLTEDSALLQQILNSEGWYSAEVTTRLDRDDAGVTAVLDVAAGQRFNFSDIVIDAPPVVPETLLADNFPLQTGEPIVAARVQGAEAGLAVALPQNGYPFANIGQRDILLDQYEGTGLYTLPVDPGPRTAFGGIETTGNLAFDADHVATLARFEQGELYNSDDVDDLRKALVATGLFNTVSVTAQPAGEDAGTVEGPDGNVAPAQYATILVEQDAGPARTIAGGAGYGTDQGIRVQGSWTHRNMFPPEGALSFNAILGTSEQGVGASFRRSNAGQRDRTFALTADLNHSDYDAFEAFTGRLGINWSYGSTPLWQKRLSYAYGAQIIGTVEESWDPDLGERVQRTYFIGGLTGQLGLDTTNDLLDATRGFRLTTLIEPEGSLQGSFTPYVRARIDGSAYFPATDSIVLAGRIALGSIQGIARGDLAPSRRFYSGGGGSVRGFGYQQLGPRSQEPNPDYDPTDPDNDEDEFDYYPIGGRSMNEASAEVRYRWGNFGVVGFVDAGQVYEETMPQFSDIRYGVGIGGRYYTNFGPMRLDVAMPLNRREGESRFGLYLSIGQAF from the coding sequence ATGGCCGCCATGGGGAGCCTGCTCGCCTTCAGCATGCCTGCTGCGGCGCAGGATGCAACCGGCGATGATTTCCCTGCCCCTCCCCCCGGCATCACCCTGCCAGTGGTTGAACCCGTCATCAGCGACGAGGAATTCGACAGCACCGTGCCCGCTCTGGACAGCGACGATCCGGCCATGGACGCCCCGCTGGAATCGATCGAGGCGTTCGAGCGCCGCATCGCCGCCGAACAGGGTGACGAGGCGCAGATTCCCCCCCAGACCACAGAAGGCCCCCAGACCACAGAGGGACAGGCCGCCCCGCTGGACGATCCCGCGCTGGCCGATGGCGATACGGTCGAGGAAATCGGCGATGCCCCCGTGCGCGACAGCGAACTGGCAGCCCCGCTCCCTCCGCTTGAGACATTCGACATCGAACCGGTCGAACTGGCCGAAGAAGCGCCATCGGCGGACGAGCCGGTCGAGATCACCTATGGCATACAGATCAACGGGCTGGAGGACGCCGACAGCGAAACCGATACCGACATGGAGGGCATGTTCAACGGCCTCGCGTCGCTACGCGAAGACGGGCGCAAGGCGGCGAATATGGCGCAGGTTTCCGCGCGGCTGACCGAGGATAGCGCCCTGCTGCAACAGATCCTCAATTCCGAAGGGTGGTATTCGGCAGAAGTGACTACACGGCTCGACCGCGACGATGCGGGCGTGACCGCCGTGCTCGACGTTGCCGCGGGGCAGCGGTTCAACTTCTCCGACATCGTGATAGACGCTCCGCCAGTGGTGCCCGAAACGCTGCTGGCCGATAATTTCCCGCTGCAAACCGGTGAACCCATCGTCGCCGCCCGCGTCCAGGGGGCAGAGGCAGGTCTGGCCGTCGCGCTGCCGCAGAACGGCTATCCCTTTGCCAACATCGGCCAGCGCGATATCTTGCTCGACCAGTATGAAGGCACGGGGCTTTACACCCTGCCCGTCGATCCCGGTCCGCGCACGGCGTTCGGCGGGATCGAAACGACGGGCAACCTTGCCTTCGATGCCGATCACGTCGCCACGCTGGCGCGTTTCGAACAGGGTGAACTCTACAACAGCGACGATGTCGACGATCTGCGCAAGGCACTGGTCGCGACCGGCCTGTTCAATACCGTTTCGGTCACCGCCCAACCTGCCGGCGAAGATGCGGGCACGGTCGAAGGGCCCGATGGCAACGTAGCCCCCGCGCAATATGCCACGATCCTTGTCGAACAGGACGCCGGCCCTGCCCGCACCATCGCGGGCGGCGCGGGTTACGGCACCGATCAGGGCATTCGCGTGCAAGGCAGCTGGACCCATCGCAACATGTTCCCGCCCGAAGGCGCGCTGTCGTTCAATGCCATACTCGGCACCAGCGAACAGGGCGTGGGCGCCAGTTTCCGCCGGTCGAACGCGGGGCAGCGCGACCGGACCTTTGCGCTGACCGCGGACCTCAACCATTCCGACTACGACGCGTTCGAGGCGTTCACCGGCAGGCTGGGCATCAACTGGAGCTATGGCTCCACCCCGCTGTGGCAAAAACGGCTGAGCTATGCCTATGGCGCGCAGATCATCGGCACGGTCGAGGAATCGTGGGACCCCGATCTGGGCGAGCGTGTGCAGCGCACCTATTTCATCGGCGGGCTGACGGGGCAATTGGGCCTCGACACGACCAACGACCTGCTCGACGCGACGCGCGGTTTCCGGCTGACCACGCTGATCGAACCCGAAGGTTCGCTGCAAGGCAGCTTTACCCCCTATGTCCGCGCGCGGATCGACGGTTCGGCCTATTTCCCCGCCACCGATTCCATCGTGCTGGCCGGTCGCATCGCGCTGGGATCGATACAGGGTATCGCGCGCGGCGATCTGGCCCCTTCGCGGCGGTTCTATTCGGGCGGCGGCGGTTCGGTGCGCGGCTTCGGCTATCAGCAACTGGGCCCGCGTTCGCAGGAACCCAATCCCGATTACGATCCGACCGATCCCGATAATGACGAGGACGAGTTCGATTATTATCCCATCGGCGGGCGCAGCATGAACGAGGCTTCGGCCGAAGTCCGCTATCGCTGGGGCAATTTCGGCGTGGTCGGCTTTGTCGATGCCGGACAGGTTTACGAGGAAACCATGCCGCAGTTTTCCGATATCCGTTACGGCGTCGGTATCGGGGGGCGATATTACACCAATTTCGGGCCGATGCGGCTGGACGTCGCCATGCCGCTGAACCGGCGCGAGGGCGAGAGCAGGTTCGGCCTCTATCTCTCGATCGGACAGGCGTTCTGA
- a CDS encoding translocation/assembly module TamB domain-containing protein gives MAEEATPMTETTPETIPTGHRGRRIAKWAAIAVAALVALVAALLLLINTGPGKRFLIGQLEAMEFESGMEIGIGAIDGSLYGAMVVRDLELRDPKGVFLTSPEIAVDWRPFHFIGNHVDVRSLTSPLVTLQRLPEFNETPTSNEPLLPDLDIDVNELRVERFVAEAPVAGERRVVGMAGNVHIADGRAQVKFDADTMREAGSNAPGGDRLALLLDAVPEQNRLDFDLTLDAPGDGVIAAMAGLTEPLAVRAGGEGDWQSWTGKLDADLAGSEFARLGITARDGTFAVEGPTRIARLFDGPTAALLGPVMFIDLTADLQDRRAQLSGGVGSDAFRLDTDGGIDLSDNRFDGLNLQFVLFKPSALAENLSGRGMNAKLALDGAFAAPAVDYDITAAQIAMNDMGVENFVASGAARVDADQILIPVSASVGRITGVDTVAGGKLENVRLAGDIAIEGTRILSDNMMIRSDRLNADLTLLADTSTGIYTGAIDGRLDDYRIESVGIFDINTDMDLTTDRDGSYALAGRVGVRSQRIDNESLAGFLGGQAVAGADIRYGGDGTLRFRNLQLQAPAAQIRGGYGSYSPDGKIALNADATTDAYGAVGVRVAGTISDPDARITAERPGLGIGLANLNARVTGARVNGAGSGYRLVADGDTDYGPLTADVVLGVGDVTTLDITRADLGGIGFAGSLRQTPSGPFAGQLTANGQGLGGVVRLSAAGEYQQALINLRAKDTQLPGPGNFAVGSAIVDARVVLYDQPLVKADAQLSGFTYGTTRLAAGRVKVDYRDGRGNAQLLAEGVAGVPFRLSANADLQPEMWRIAAKGRARGIDFATASPLRIVPGKASYELLPGKIDVGGGHIQLAGEYGTGMKLQSRMEGIDISLANAFSPALGVGGKASGSFDFQQASSGAFPRADARMRIDGFTRTTAAAVSQPVDINFVGKLLPDGGEARAVLRSRGTVIGRLVTSLRPLPPGSGDWVTRLMSAPLGGGFRYNGPATTLFSFAGMADQTLTGPIAVAADFSGRVSQPQLAGIVRGKDLVYENHTYGTRLSRMALNGRFTGSRFEIESFNARAGDGTVSAKGFVSLAEAEGYPMDIAVDMDRAQLADSNALAATATGNIALTKQAGQSALLAGTIRLPETRYQIVTQAAAEVPTLKGVRFKPPRGPVRITGDEPAEPQPGMFDLVRLDLSVKAPEKLYVSGMGLESEWSADLKLSGTSAAPRLAGSVELVRGTLGFAGRSFELENGDIDFTGGTTIDPTIDIAASDEIEDVTVRVNVTGRAYDPQIAFSSTPGLPQDEIVSRILFGSSVGNLSTIQAVQLAASLNSLRGGGGGLNPLGTLRSATGVDRLRILGGDDDTGRGTALAAGQYLTDDIYVELITDARGFTATQLEVALTPALSVLSQAGGSSAVDVSVQYRKDY, from the coding sequence ATGGCGGAGGAAGCGACCCCGATGACCGAAACCACGCCCGAGACGATCCCAACCGGCCATCGCGGGCGGCGCATTGCGAAATGGGCGGCGATCGCGGTGGCGGCGCTGGTCGCACTGGTCGCGGCCCTGCTGCTGCTGATCAATACCGGCCCGGGCAAGCGTTTCCTGATCGGCCAGCTGGAAGCGATGGAATTCGAAAGCGGGATGGAGATCGGCATCGGCGCGATCGACGGATCGCTCTATGGCGCGATGGTGGTGCGCGATCTGGAATTGCGCGACCCCAAGGGCGTGTTCCTGACGTCCCCCGAAATCGCGGTCGACTGGCGCCCGTTTCACTTCATCGGCAATCATGTCGATGTCCGCTCGCTGACCAGCCCGCTCGTAACCTTGCAGCGACTGCCCGAATTCAACGAAACCCCGACCAGCAACGAACCGCTGCTGCCCGACCTCGATATCGATGTGAACGAATTGCGCGTCGAGCGTTTCGTGGCCGAGGCGCCCGTCGCGGGCGAACGCCGCGTGGTCGGCATGGCGGGCAATGTGCATATCGCCGATGGCCGCGCGCAGGTGAAATTCGATGCCGACACAATGCGCGAGGCCGGATCGAACGCGCCGGGTGGCGACCGGCTGGCGTTGCTGCTGGACGCAGTGCCCGAACAGAACCGGCTGGATTTCGACCTGACGCTGGACGCGCCCGGTGACGGGGTGATCGCGGCCATGGCGGGCCTGACCGAGCCATTGGCCGTGCGTGCGGGCGGCGAAGGCGATTGGCAAAGCTGGACCGGAAAGCTCGACGCCGATCTGGCGGGCAGCGAATTCGCGCGGCTTGGCATCACGGCGCGCGACGGCACGTTCGCGGTCGAGGGGCCCACCCGCATCGCCCGCCTGTTCGATGGGCCGACCGCCGCCCTGCTGGGGCCGGTCATGTTCATCGACCTAACCGCCGACTTGCAGGACCGCCGCGCGCAATTGTCGGGCGGCGTGGGCAGCGACGCATTCCGGCTGGATACCGATGGCGGGATCGACCTGTCGGACAATCGTTTCGACGGGCTGAACCTGCAATTCGTGCTGTTCAAGCCATCCGCCCTTGCCGAAAATCTGTCTGGGCGCGGCATGAATGCAAAGCTGGCTCTGGACGGCGCGTTCGCTGCCCCTGCCGTCGATTACGACATCACCGCGGCCCAAATCGCGATGAACGACATGGGGGTCGAGAATTTCGTCGCCAGCGGCGCGGCGCGCGTGGATGCGGACCAGATCCTGATCCCCGTCAGCGCCAGCGTAGGCCGGATTACCGGCGTCGACACGGTCGCAGGCGGAAAGCTGGAGAATGTCCGCCTGGCAGGCGATATCGCGATCGAGGGCACGCGCATCCTGTCGGACAATATGATGATCCGGTCGGACAGGCTGAATGCCGATCTGACGCTGCTGGCCGATACGTCCACCGGCATCTATACCGGTGCGATCGACGGGCGGCTCGACGATTACCGCATCGAAAGCGTCGGCATTTTCGACATCAACACCGACATGGACCTGACGACCGACCGCGACGGCAGCTATGCGCTGGCAGGGCGCGTGGGCGTGCGGTCGCAGCGGATCGACAATGAAAGCCTTGCCGGTTTTCTGGGCGGACAGGCCGTGGCGGGCGCCGACATACGCTATGGCGGCGACGGAACGCTGCGGTTCCGCAATCTGCAATTGCAGGCACCCGCCGCACAGATCAGGGGCGGCTATGGCTCATATTCTCCCGACGGGAAGATCGCGCTGAATGCCGATGCGACGACCGATGCCTATGGCGCGGTGGGCGTGCGCGTGGCGGGCACGATCAGCGATCCCGACGCGCGCATCACGGCTGAACGGCCCGGACTTGGCATCGGCCTTGCCAATCTGAACGCGCGGGTTACCGGCGCACGGGTTAATGGCGCAGGGAGCGGCTATCGCCTCGTCGCCGATGGCGATACCGATTACGGCCCGCTGACCGCCGATGTGGTGCTGGGCGTGGGCGACGTGACCACGCTGGACATTACGCGCGCCGATCTGGGCGGGATCGGGTTTGCCGGATCGCTGCGCCAGACCCCTTCCGGCCCCTTTGCGGGACAGTTGACGGCCAATGGGCAGGGGCTGGGCGGCGTGGTCCGCCTGTCGGCAGCGGGAGAATATCAACAGGCGCTGATCAACCTGCGCGCAAAGGATACGCAGCTTCCCGGCCCCGGCAATTTCGCGGTGGGATCGGCCATCGTGGATGCGCGGGTCGTGCTGTACGACCAGCCACTGGTAAAGGCCGATGCCCAGCTTTCAGGCTTTACCTATGGCACCACGCGGCTGGCCGCGGGGCGGGTCAAGGTCGATTACCGCGACGGACGCGGCAATGCGCAACTGCTGGCCGAAGGGGTCGCCGGCGTGCCGTTCAGGCTATCGGCAAATGCCGATCTGCAACCCGAAATGTGGCGCATTGCCGCCAAAGGGCGCGCACGCGGGATCGATTTCGCAACCGCCAGCCCGCTGCGCATCGTGCCCGGTAAGGCCAGCTATGAACTGTTGCCCGGCAAGATCGATGTCGGTGGCGGCCATATCCAACTGGCGGGCGAATATGGCACCGGCATGAAACTGCAAAGCCGGATGGAAGGGATCGACATATCGCTTGCCAATGCATTCTCCCCCGCATTGGGCGTAGGCGGCAAGGCCAGCGGCAGTTTCGATTTCCAGCAAGCATCAAGCGGCGCATTCCCGCGGGCCGATGCGCGCATGCGGATCGACGGTTTCACCCGCACGACCGCCGCCGCCGTCAGCCAGCCGGTCGATATCAATTTTGTCGGCAAGCTGCTGCCCGACGGGGGAGAGGCACGCGCCGTCCTGCGCAGCCGTGGCACGGTGATCGGCCGCCTCGTCACCTCGCTTCGCCCGCTGCCCCCAGGTTCGGGAGATTGGGTCACACGGCTGATGTCGGCTCCGCTGGGCGGCGGTTTCCGGTATAACGGCCCCGCGACTACGCTGTTCTCCTTCGCGGGCATGGCGGACCAGACGCTGACCGGACCTATCGCAGTCGCGGCCGATTTCTCGGGCCGGGTCAGCCAGCCGCAACTGGCAGGCATCGTGCGCGGCAAGGATCTGGTCTATGAAAACCACACCTATGGCACGCGCCTGTCGCGCATGGCCCTCAACGGACGGTTCACCGGCAGCCGGTTCGAGATCGAGAGCTTTAACGCGCGCGCGGGTGACGGGACGGTTTCGGCCAAGGGCTTTGTCAGCCTGGCCGAGGCAGAGGGCTATCCCATGGATATCGCGGTCGACATGGACCGCGCGCAACTGGCCGATAGCAATGCGCTGGCCGCGACGGCCACGGGCAATATCGCGCTGACCAAGCAGGCGGGGCAATCCGCGCTGCTGGCGGGTACGATCCGCCTGCCCGAAACGCGTTACCAGATCGTCACGCAGGCCGCTGCCGAGGTGCCCACGTTAAAGGGCGTGCGTTTCAAACCACCGCGTGGTCCGGTGCGGATCACCGGCGACGAACCTGCCGAACCGCAGCCGGGCATGTTCGATCTGGTGCGTCTGGACCTGTCGGTGAAAGCGCCCGAAAAGCTGTATGTCTCGGGCATGGGGCTGGAGAGCGAGTGGAGCGCCGATCTGAAGCTGTCGGGCACCAGCGCGGCCCCGCGCCTTGCCGGTAGTGTCGAGCTGGTGCGCGGCACATTGGGCTTTGCGGGCCGGTCGTTCGAGCTGGAGAACGGGGACATCGACTTTACCGGCGGCACCACGATCGACCCGACGATCGACATCGCCGCCAGCGACGAGATCGAGGATGTGACCGTGCGCGTGAACGTTACCGGCCGCGCCTATGATCCGCAGATCGCGTTCAGCAGCACGCCCGGCCTGCCGCAGGACGAGATCGTGTCGCGCATCCTGTTCGGAAGCTCGGTCGGGAACCTGTCGACCATACAGGCCGTGCAACTGGCCGCCTCGCTCAATTCGCTGCGCGGCGGGGGTGGCGGGCTGAACCCGCTGGGCACATTGCGGTCGGCCACCGGCGTTGATCGTCTGCGAATTCTGGGCGGCGACGACGATACCGGCCGCGGCACCGCGCTGGCGGCGGGGCAGTATTTGACCGACGACATCTATGTCGAGCTGATCACCGACGCACGCGGCTTTACCGCGACCCAGCTGGAAGTGGCGCTGACCCCTGCCCTGTCGGTGCTGAGCCAGGCAGGCGGATCGTCGGCGGTCGATGTGTCGGTGCAATATCGAAAGGATTACTGA